From one Mesoplodon densirostris isolate mMesDen1 chromosome 19, mMesDen1 primary haplotype, whole genome shotgun sequence genomic stretch:
- the CCDC97 gene encoding coiled-coil domain-containing protein 97 — translation MEAVATATATATAATEPREGCTEPSPGHWGELSWTPVPSQPQDKAEAAEGAPKALDTDPSEVEDAAVSAMLRAVAASRLPVCSQQQGEPDLTEQEKVAILGQLYHEKPLVFLERFRTGLREEHLACFGHLRGDHRADFYCAEVARQGSTRPRTLRTRLRNRRYAALRELIQGGEYFSDEQMRFRAPLLYEQYIGQYLTLEELSARTPAHWPPKPGSPGTPTCSLSDLLLQSYQERELQQRLLQQQEEEEACLEEEEEEEDSGEEDQRPGKDLEAWVPDSEERLILREEFTSRMHQHFLDGKDGDFDYSTVDDNPDFDNLDIVARDEEERYFDEEEPEDAPSPELDGD, via the exons GCTGCACGGAGCCCAGTCCTGGGCACTGGGGGGAGCTGAGCTGGACACCGGTCCCATCCCAACCCCAGGACAAGGCAGAAGCAGCAGAGGGAGCACCAAAGGCCCTAGACACTGACCCCTCAGAGGTCGAGGACGCGGCGGTGAGTGCCATGCTGCGCGCCGTGGCTGCCAGCCGCCTGCCCGTGTGCAGCCAGCAGCAGGGCGAGCCTGACCTGACGGAGCAGGAGAAGGTGGCCATCCTGGGCCAGCTGTACCATGAGAAGCCACTGGTGTTTCTGGAGCGCTTCCGCACAGGCCTCCGGGAGGAGCACCTGGCCTGCTTTGGCCACTTGCGCGGTGACCACCGTGCGGACTTCTACTGCGCCGAGGTGGCCCGGCAAGGCAGCACCCGACCCCGCACCCTGCGCACCCGCCTGCGTAACCGCCGCTACGCTGCCCTGCGTGAGCTCATCCAAG GGGGCGAGTACTTCAGCGACGAGCAGATGCGGTTTCGGGCCCCGCTGCTGTATGAGCAGTACATCGGGCAGTACCTGACCCTAGAGGAGCTCAGCGCCCGCACCCCGGCCCACTGGCCGCCCAAGCCTGGATCCCCCGGCACTCCCACCTGCTCGCTCTCCGACCTGCTGCTCCAGTCCTACCAGGAGCGGGAGCTGCAGCAGCGGCTGCTCcagcagcaggaggaggaggaggcctgcttggaggaggaggaggaggaggaagacagcGGCGAGGAAG ACCAGAGGCCTGGCAAAGACTTGGAGGCCTGGGTCCCCGACTCGGAAGAGAGGCTGATCCTGCGGGAAGAGTTCACCAGCCGGATGCACCAACACTTCCTGGACGGCAAGGATGGGGACTTTGACTACAG CACCGTGGACGACAACCCCGACTTCGACAACCTGGACATAGTGGCCCGGGATGAAGAGGAGAGGTACTTCGATGAGGAGGAGCCCGAGGACGCACCCAGCCCAGAGCTGGACGGGGACTGA